The Clostridium aceticum genomic interval CCGTGCCTTCTTATAGCATCTAAAGCACCATCCAATAACTTGCTTCCTATAAATTCATTAAATCTGCCAATAACAATGCCAAATTTCAAATCTTTGCTGGTAAGTTTTCCTTCAAAGGTTTTCATTTTCTATTCTTCCTCCTTGATTTTTAATAAATGTCCTAACTTTTCCTGTTTTGTTTTGAGGTAATAAGCATTTCTTTCATTATGGTTCATTTGGATAGGAACTCTTTCTACAATTTCTAAGTCATAACCAGATAGTCCAACTAGCTTTCTGGGGTTATTGGTCATCAATTTGATTTTCTTAACACCTATATCTTTTAAAATTTGGGCCCCTATGCCATACTCCCTCATGTCCTCTGGAAAACCAAGGGCAAGATTTGCTTCCACTGTATCATACCCTTGATCCTGCAATTCATAGGCCTTTAACTTATTTATTAAGCCAATCCCCCTTCCCTCTTGACGCATGTACAATAGTACACCTTTACCGGCTTCATTAATTTTTGCCATAGCCATTGCAAATTGTTCTCCACAGTCACAACGCAAAGAACTGAAGGCGTCTCCTGTTAAACACTCTGAGTGTACTCTTACTAATATAGGCTCATCTCCTGAAACATCACCTTTTACTAAAGCTATATGATGCTCTTTATTCATACTGTTTTCGTAGCCAATGATTTTGAAGTCTCCATGCTTCGTTGGCATATTTGCTTCAGTAACTCTTTTTATCAGTTCCTCATTTTTTCTTCTATAAGCAACTAAATCAGCAATAGTAATGATTTTCATATTATGCTTTTCTACAAATTCCATAAGTTCTGGAACTCTAGCCATACTACCATCTTCATTCATTATTTCACAAATAACTCCTGATGGTTTTAATCCAGCTAATTTGGCTAGATCCACGGC includes:
- a CDS encoding bifunctional 3,4-dihydroxy-2-butanone-4-phosphate synthase/GTP cyclohydrolase II, which gives rise to MQFQFNTIEEALEDIRNGKMIVVVDDEDRENEGDLVAAAELTTSETINFMAKYGRGLICLPMLEEKLISLQLPQMVQNNTDAHGTAFTISIDAVETTTGISAQERAMTVQRAVASDAKPEDFKKPGHIFPLAAKKGGVLARTGHTEAAVDLAKLAGLKPSGVICEIMNEDGSMARVPELMEFVEKHNMKIITIADLVAYRRKNEELIKRVTEANMPTKHGDFKIIGYENSMNKEHHIALVKGDVSGDEPILVRVHSECLTGDAFSSLRCDCGEQFAMAMAKINEAGKGVLLYMRQEGRGIGLINKLKAYELQDQGYDTVEANLALGFPEDMREYGIGAQILKDIGVKKIKLMTNNPRKLVGLSGYDLEIVERVPIQMNHNERNAYYLKTKQEKLGHLLKIKEEE